A part of Entelurus aequoreus isolate RoL-2023_Sb linkage group LG03, RoL_Eaeq_v1.1, whole genome shotgun sequence genomic DNA contains:
- the ccdc170 gene encoding coiled-coil domain-containing protein 170, with amino-acid sequence MLTSGSRSSLREKVQNNNCLQSKERERLKMRMVVLEERVRAMEAESRGDQEAVLRLASELDRERKKSASSSAAVQELKADLDGLVLVRLENEDLVQRLQASRRVTEASRRESGCLEGQVQDLEKKLQSSQRHAREAQDQVLQVLRKVSSLIPDQTPVPVHGQDQEASPTLDQLCSRVEAHLGDVCQQLSEEKQRGQRAQLAEQQVSDLRQRLEDVEAELLAADEHHHAMRLDLQHHEDFLERLTDAMKVDAMAADVGPDMRLPLILSRAEQLVRSEGDAVMESKRLTFNLQRKLKTQKEQLESKGLHIQMLRKKLEEDKRSKSVLEDVHAESARLRKKVERLQGELRASRQSHGLLKSRLSAADLKLRLEEQGQVVQEQKKKLRQLRKGKGHAEKLVDTLTSDLQSQEKQSRDDRERLSSLTSSLAQLSASERELTDFRMVVSRLLGLNASSSSALPNHEIIRLLEDLLHSHHHHGNAPWLCTAHHGAHLSHLSYSHASGGQGE; translated from the exons ATGTTGACTTCCGGTTCCCGT TCTTCACTCAGGGAAAAAGTACAAAACAATAATTGT TTGCAGTCTAAAGAGCGCGAGCGGCTGAAGATGAGAATGGTCGTCCTGGAGGAGCGCGTGCGGGCCATGGAGGCGGAGTCCCGAGGCGACCAAGAGGCGGTCCTAAGGCTGGCGTCCGAGCTGGACCGGGAGAGGAAGAAGTCCGCCAGCAGCTCGGCGGCTGTGCAAGAACTCAAAGCG GACCTGGACGGACTGGTGCTGGTGCGGCTGGAAAACGAAGACCTGGTCCAGAGACTGCAGGCCAGCAGGAGAGTGACGGAGGCCAGCAGGCGGGAGTCTGGCTGTCTGGAGGGGCAG GTGCAAGACCTGGAGAAGAAGCTGCAGAGCAGTCAGAGACACGCCCGGGAGGCCCAGGACCAAGTCCTGCAGGTCCTCCGTAAAGTCTCCTCTCTCATCCCGGACCAGACACCAGTCCCAGTCCACGGCCAAGACCAGGAGGCGTCGCCGACCCTGGACCAACTCTGCAGTCGG GTGGAGGCTCACCTGGGCGACGTGTGTCAGCAGCTGAGCGAGGAGAAGCAGCGAGGTCAAAGAGCCCAGCTGGCCGAGCAGCAAGTGTCAGACCTGAGGCAGAGACTTGAGGACGTGGAGGCGGAGCTCCTGGCGGCGGACGAGCATCATCACGCCATGCGGCTGGACCTTCAGCAC CATGAAGACTTCTTGGAGCGGCTGACGGACGCCATGAAGGTGGACGCCATGGCGGCCGACGTGGGCCCCGACATGAGGCTGCCGCTCATCCTGTCCCGGGCGGAGCAGCTGGTCAGAAGCGAAGGCGACGCTGTGATGGAGAGCAAGCGTCTGACCTTTAACCTCCAACGCAAG CTGAAGACCCAGAAGGAGCAGCTGGAGAGCAAAGGTCTTCACATCCAGATGTTGAGGAAGAAGCTGGAGGAGGACAAAAGGAGCAAGTCGGTGCTGGAGGACGTCCATGCCGAGTCCGCACGCCTGCGGAAGAAAGTGGAGCGTCTCCAGGGCGAGCTGAGGGCCTCCAGGCAGTCACACGGCCTGCTGAAGAGCCGCCTCTCCGCCGCCGACCTCAAG CTGAGGCTGGAGGAACAGGGCCAGGTCGTGCAGGAGCAGAAGAAGAAGCTGAGACAGCTCCGGAAGGGCAAAGGTCACGCCGAGAAGCTGGTCGACACCTTGACCTCTGACCTGCAGAGTCAGGAGAAGCAGAGCAGGGACGACCGAGAGCGACTCAGCAGTCTGACGAGCAGCCTGGCTCAGCTCTCCGCCTCTGAGAGAGAG CTGACGGACTTCCGCATGGTGGTTTCCCGCTTGCTGGGCTTAAACGCCTCGTCATCCTCCGCCCTCCCCAACCATGAAATCATCCGCCTGCTGGAGGACCTCCTCCACTCCCATCATCACCATGGAAACGCACCTTGGCTGTGCACGGCCCACCATGGCGCTCATCTCTCACATCTCTCCTACTCACATGCTAGCGGCGGCCAGGGGGAgtga